Genomic segment of Plasmodium brasilianum strain Bolivian I chromosome 8, whole genome shotgun sequence:
aaaaatttcgaaTTACATATAACTACTCAATATGGTAACTTATGAGTTACCTTTCTTGTGTTGTAAATGTTCAATTGATATTTTGtcatgtaataaaaaagcatGGACTTTTTGTGCAAAAGTGCCATTAAGTAcgtgtatattattatttaatgtttgtataataatatattatatatatatatagatatatatatagatatatagatatatatatagatatatagatatatatatagatatatagatacaagtatatttttttttttttatcatctttAAGAATTTACATGcacattttacatttttacgcTCTGCTTAACAACGTGAAACacaaaaaactttttttggTTCGACAGGACATGGTGTATCAGTGCAAACATGTTCATAGTATGGCGGTTTTTGAAAATGAAAGAATTATAGCAAGTGTACATAGTTACAATAagcaaaagcaaaaaaaaagaaaaataaagcaacaaataaaaaaaaaagtataagaaAATAGTAGCTTAAGAAGAATTGTCGTTGTAATATATCAAATGAAAAttctgataaaaaaaaaaaaaaaaattacttgaGCGTATCACGTagctttaaaatatacattaagtaaaaatacacatataatacTCTTATaacgtatatgcatatatttatataagcacacaagtacatattatatatataaacatacgcATAAGCGcttattaatataacttttttaaatattattttaatgtgcCTTTAccttaaattttattctatgCACTATACACtattttcatgtttttattttattatatatccCCTAGAAgccatttaaaaaataatgcttatttagcaaaatataccataataaatataaggcCATAACAAGCAATTAagtgttaaaaatataagcagtCATAGAATGCAATCACttcttaaaataatgaaacaaACATAAAAGAATGAGTTTCATaaagtttataaaaattttatacatttagtatatgtacaaattacatattttgaaaagaTGGAATTTACATTTGCATTTATCAGtacttatttaaaaaaggcaTTACTACGTTATTAGAataaatttcctttttcctacgttcacttttttttttattattgtatatatatatatatatacaaacgtATGTATATTGGTACTGTAAgtatggatatatatatatttatggatgaacatatgtatgtatggatATAAGTATGAACATATGTATggatatatgtatgtatgtatttatgtacagTACAAAATAATCAATGCACAATATGTTTATGCATGTTTATGCTAATTTCTTGACTTGCAAAAGCAGAATTTAAAaatcgtaaaaaaaaattttaaatgatgtttcatttttgcgagttattgttttcattattatacgTCACATAATGAAATACAATACGAAGTATTTTGTAGCAaatacttaatatatatatatatatatatacatatatatatatatacgtattacatatatataatatatgtataaatctgaaatatttatacgtatatactcATAAATTGCAtgtttcttttcctttttttttcttttcttatttttttataactgtATAGTTCAAAATTTATACTATATAAAACACATTTGAAGagtatgaaaataaatgCCTTAGTTTCTtcatacgtatacatatataatgtgCCAATgtacaaaatttaaatgtgcttaataattttacatttatgaTATGAGTATGAGTTTCGGTAAAAGGAAGCAAAGAGAAATTAAGAGAAAAGATAAACACAGGAGAGAAGTTAAAAAcaggagaaaaaaagaaagaagttGAATTACACATATGAGAGTAGTTCAGGGATAATCTTCGCATTTGCACGATATATACgaaattaaaagtaaattaagaaaaaataaggataaataaggataaataaggataaataaggaaaaataaggaaaaataggaaaaataaggagaaataagaaaaataagaaaaataagaaaaaaacaaaataaagaaaaaaaagaaaaaaaaggtttgTTATTCCCATTTTGTATAAACTATAAACGAATTACACTTTTGCGTTGCTGTATTGGTACACTGAACTGCCCATTTTGTACAgataataaggaaaaaataaatcaaacaAAAATACCGTGCAAAGAGGAAGGGGAAGTAGAATCGATCATATAAGTTATAATTCTGGTAGAAGCAAACGtaagatatatacatatatatatatatatatattgaggtataattttttcgGGCATTACTGGAAAAGAATCAGACAAAGACGCAGACTCTGACTAAATAAGGGGCAGACGATTTTCCCAAATTTGAAAAGGCTGAACTGATGAAGATGGAAAATGAACCGTTCAACCCTTTATCCTTGTTAGACAAAAACCAACCCTTTGATGCAGAGAAATTAAAGTTGTTAGATAATGTTGTTGAAGCACTCTTAGATACGAAAGATAAGAATAGAAGAGACTTTGCTCAGAATTTGTTGAATCAGTTTAAAATGTTAGATAATTCTTGGAGGTCTGTGTCTATTATATTAGAGCATAGTGAAAATGTGAATACCAAGTTTTATGGGTTACAAATATTAGAAGATTGTATAAACAATAAATGGAACATATTACCAGGTGAAGAAAGAGAAGGAATGAAAAATTTCATAGCTTGTTTTACGATAACGTTATCAACAGAAGGAACAACTGTTGGAGTAGACAgacatttattaaataaattagatGAAACATTAATTCAAATTGTGAAAAAAGAATGGCCTGATTCTTGGTCTAGTTTTATACCAGATATAGTAAATTCAGCAAAATTAAATCAAAATGTGtgtgaaaataatatgaaattattGAATATGTTAAGTGAAGAAGTCTTTGAATTTGGTAATGAAACGTTagttaaaaagaagaaagaaaaattaagaaatgaATATGCTAGTCAATTTCAAgaagtatataatttatgtttatatattttagaagCAAATGTATGTAATAAAAGAAGTACAAATACTTCTTTAATTAAACAAACTTTAAATTGTTTgtccaatttttttaaatggatCCCTTTAACGtatatatttgataaatataaatttaatgataataatatacaaataatagaTCTCCTATTTGATCATTTTTGGGATGATATATCTTACAAAATAGAATGTGTTAAGTGTATACAAGAAATAGTTATGTTAAAAATTGatgaaaagaatattatatattttgataatgTGTTTATAAATCTATGGTCCAAATTAGTaagcaaaattaaattattgcCAAATGCTaacgaaatgaaaaatattccacctgaattgaaaattttttgggagcaatattttttacagttAAGTATTTGTATTACTagttttttaagaaattataGAGAGAAAAttgtggaaaaaaataataatacaaatgatgttaatattgtttttaaatttttaaatatgttagCTAATAGTAGCATGGAGgaagtatttttaattattatagattattataacatttttacagAACAGTTGATTAGAGAATTAATAGCACGATTAGAACAAGAGCacaatttgaaaaataaaaatggttCAAACCCTTCTAGTGAGTTAAAAAACTCTTTAGGAATATCATCAATGAATATGTCAATGAATCTAGAAACCTCTTCCTTAAGTAATAGAAAAGCATACAGTTTTGCAACTATGAATAATGATACAAGTGTAAGCGGAAGTAGTAGCGTTAATGCagtaattaatataaacgAGTACTCATCCATTTTAGACAAAATAGATTTGACACCAACAGATATTAAGAAAATGTGCCCTAGGATTAAACTCTacgaatttattttaaacgATATAAGAAAAACAGTTATAGAAAAAATGGCAAAACCCCAGGAGATTTATATTTCGTATGATAACGAAACGGGTGAAGTGGTTAGAGATTTTGAACCGGATACGACAGAAATATCGTTGTATAATACTATGAAAACAACTTTAGTATATTTAACCTACTTAGGTTCGGAAAAAACGATGGAATTAATTGTAGAATTGTTAAATAAAGAATCAGAgaaatcattaaaaaatacgaaCAAAAATGAAGTTTGGAATAGTACAAAAACTAACAGAATCAGTTATGCTGTTGGATCTATATCTATGTGTATGACTCTTAAGAAGGAACAAGATTTCCTAATGTAcattttaagaatatatttacacatgaTTGAAGTCAAAAATGGAGAAGAAAATAGAGCTATTTTAGCTTCTTGTGTAATGTATATTGTAAGCCAATATCATAGATTTTTAAAACTTCATTGgagatttttaaaaacagttatgaaaaaattatttgaatttgcagaaaatgaaaaggtaCAGGACATGGCGGCAGAgaccattttaaaaatttgtaaacaatgtaaaaatgttatagctaaaaataatcattctaatgataataatgaatcTTTCTTTAGTACGTTTATtaaatttcataataatataatgcataaattacctgaaaaattaaatttgttaTTGTATGAAGCTATTGCTCATGTTATCTCTTGTTTTCCTTATGAAGAAAAGCAGGAGAGTATCAAAATATTGATGAGCaaattaatgaatttatGGAATTCCTTAATTTATGCTAATAACGGGATTAAAGATATGAACAATCCAAATGCGTTAAATAATAGCACATCTAATGGTAACACTATGGatgatatgaaaaatttagaacatttatgtacgtatgaaAATTCTAAGTTAATTATTACTTTTGTAAGAGTGAACTGTAGATTGGCTTATGCCTTGTCCTATTTCTACTATGAACAGCTAAATTTAGTATTTttagattttttaaaaatctaCCAGTTATATAGCAAGTTTATAAATTTAGAAGTAGAAACAAATGGAACCAAACGAATTAAGCATGCACAATTcagaaatttatttttaatgaaaagagaatttttacatttaattgaAACAACCATAGAAAGAAGttgttataatatacaaGAATTAGAAGcagatttattaaaaagagaacagaaaaaaatgagaaacgAAATTGATGAATCAATGGATATTCCTCTTCCAACAGTTGAAGAAGCGaaacaaattaattttcAGATGACAagcaatattttaaatgttttattagAGACTATATTGGTTGATTATCGAGATAGTAACCCACATATAAAGGATGCAGAAGTATTTTCCTTACTTTCAACagtatttaagaaaattgaaaatgTTACTTGTCCTATTTTACCTACCGTTTTGAATTACGTGTTATTACCTACTATAGATATGATAAAAAACGACTTTTCATCATACCCGGAACATAGAgagaaattttataattttttggatGCATGTGTTAGACACTGttttgattatttatttactctAGACTCTGAAATATTTAACACCTTCATTCAATCCCTTTTATGGGCTATTAAGCATGAACATCCATCAGTTGCAGATCATGGTTTAAGAATAACTCATCAGTTtcttcataatattattataaaaaaaaaggaatactTAGAAGAGTTTTGTAAagctttttattatatcatacTAAATGaagtttttaaaacattaacAGACTCTTTTCATAAATCTGGTTTTCACTATCAAACAATTATTCTGATGAACATGCTGAGGCTGCTTGAGTTTGAGGTAGTAAATATTCCACAAGTAGAAATAACAAAACcgcatataataaaacacgTGCAAACCTTTTTAACACAGTCctttgaaaatttaaacCAGAAGCAAATTGAAACATTTTCAGTGgacttatttaatttttgtgttGAATCTCCTTCAGCCTTTAGGTCATTCGTTAGGGACTTATTAATATCACTTAAGGTTAGAGATCACATATGTGCATTTACTCGGGAGGAGAATTGTATATCTGTATCAGCAATTTTGTGTAGTTTTTAGTGTACTTGATTGAATTTGgttttatatgcatttatttgttcaaatttatattttttttttttttttttttttaccgcAGGAATTTTCCACGAATCAAGACGAACTTTACGAAGCCGATAGGCAGGAAGCATTACAAAGAGCCAAATTAGCAGAAGATAACAAACTCATAAAGGTAAAaagagatatatatattagtacatatatctatgtatGAACATCCACTTgcgtaaaaatatatgcgtatatgtatatacattgcATTCAGTTGCTCATAATTAACGTGTTAAAAAACCATTAattcataattaaataaaaaaattttcacgcatatcttttttttatatcagcTCAGAGGATTAATGAAAGAAGATGTACCAAGCTTTTCGGCTATTGACGTTGatgatgaatatataaatgtagaataaatttagatgttttactttatttttccctatctgttttattttcattgtaATTTCcttctctattttttttttttccttatacattattttttaatcatCGTTCTCGTTACTCCTTTAATCTTTATTTCATTAGCCatctattaatattatatttttttattaacaaattagTATTTTTAGGTGCTTAAAgaaatgcatataatatatatatatatttatatgtgcgaaaatatatacatataaatattctcATGTTAACTGTGTTGTGTATGTATaacaaatgataaataattaatcGACTTCATTATTTCGgcagttttattattacataactTTGCCCATTTGAagatttttatcataaaattattatgtgcATTTGCACACACATTGAACAAtacatagatatacatatatatatttatatgtatatatatgtatttacttACATGTTTCTccattttatacattatgatcattatttttcatagtGAAATGCATGgttttaaaatttagaaaaaatatatacattttctaatttgaatggtcaataattttttaattatcaaCATAATATCAATGCAAAGACTTCTTAATAGTTGCTTTTTCTCtatttgttccttttttttttttttttttttttttttttttatataatcttAAAAAGAAACTAGTtgctttttaaaaaggaaaaagtgTAATTAAATCTTTTACCAAGGTGTTACTggtttttcatatattttgtgaagttttaatttttttaaagatatttaaatgtatttgtataaattacGCTTTTAAATCAAACCATGAGCAAATACTATTTTAGaggaatatttttacattacgTATAGAACTGAACTGAAATACGTACgcaaatataagaaaattaaaaaaaaaaaaaaaagagactCCCTTaagattttaaaaatacacagAGATATTTTCATATAGCATCTCTAATTTTCAACGAAAAATATAGGAACTTGGAAggaaatatttcttatatgaagcaaatataaaaaattttcagcTTTTGAATATTAGGTTCCATTATTTTACGTATGATACCGAACGATGTAGTTCAAGCGTATATAATTACGTAAAGCACATTACGGAACgtaaatgtttatatatatatatatatatatataaggataTATACTAAAAATACGAGATGTGCATACTCAAGAACATGATGCAGAATTTGGAAAACTTTGTCACTGATCTTAACCGTTAAACTTTGCAAATTCATGGATTATTAAAAgtttaaaattgaaaagtttattttgttgctaatttttttatcattttggcaaatttttatcttatgtgcaattaaaattaagaaatgcTGAATAAAAGGGTGCTTAAATACATTTCTAATTAAACATCAATgctacatattatatttacatatataacatatgaaTGTTAGAACAATAtgaatttatgtttatactatttttttctgcaAGCAGAAATTAGTTCCTCCTCGTTTATTCATTTCTAtgcatgtaatatatattttatgtaactTTCATATATGATTAAAGGcattacattaaaatattttttgcttgttcgtaaaaatttatttatttttacgtttacatatatatactcaatatactttttttttctaaatgaatttatcatttgtacattttttttaaattaacatctttatttcatctttttctacttattttatttcatattattttttttattgatttcattttcttcactgttattttaattttcttctcttttttttttacttttataacttacactttttttttttttgttttttttttttttttttt
This window contains:
- a CDS encoding exportin-1 → MENEPFNPLSLLDKNQPFDAEKLKLLDNVVEALLDTKDKNRRDFAQNLLNQFKMLDNSWRSVSIILEHSENVNTKFYGLQILEDCINNKWNILPGEEREGMKNFIACFTITLSTEGTTVGVDRHLLNKLDETLIQIVKKEWPDSWSSFIPDIVNSAKLNQNVCENNMKLLNMLSEEVFEFGNETLVKKKKEKLRNEYASQFQEVYNLCLYILEANVCNKRSTNTSLIKQTLNCLSNFFKWIPLTYIFDKYKFNDNNIQIIDLLFDHFWDDISYKIECVKCIQEIVMLKIDEKNIIYFDNVFINLWSKLVSKIKLLPNANEMKNIPPELKIFWEQYFLQLSICITSFLRNYREKIVEKNNNTNDVNIVFKFLNMLANSSMEEVFLIIIDYYNIFTEQLIRELIARLEQEHNLKNKNGSNPSSELKNSLGISSMNMSMNLETSSLSNRKAYSFATMNNDTSVSGSSSVNAVININEYSSILDKIDLTPTDIKKMCPRIKLYEFILNDIRKTVIEKMAKPQEIYISYDNETGEVVRDFEPDTTEISLYNTMKTTLVYLTYLGSEKTMELIVELLNKESEKSLKNTNKNEVWNSTKTNRISYAVGSISMCMTLKKEQDFLMYILRIYLHMIEVKNGEENRAILASCVMYIVSQYHRFLKLHWRFLKTVMKKLFEFAENEKVQDMAAETILKICKQCKNVIAKNNHSNDNNESFFSTFIKFHNNIMHKLPEKLNLLLYEAIAHVISCFPYEEKQESIKILMSKLMNLWNSLIYANNGIKDMNNPNALNNSTSNGNTMDDMKNLEHLCTYENSKLIITFVRVNCRLAYALSYFYYEQLNLVFLDFLKIYQLYSKFINLEVETNGTKRIKHAQFRNLFLMKREFLHLIETTIERSCYNIQELEADLLKREQKKMRNEIDESMDIPLPTVEEAKQINFQMTSNILNVLLETILVDYRDSNPHIKDAEVFSLLSTVFKKIENVTCPILPTVLNYVLLPTIDMIKNDFSSYPEHREKFYNFLDACVRHCFDYLFTLDSEIFNTFIQSLLWAIKHEHPSVADHGLRITHQFLHNIIIKKKEYLEEFCKAFYYIILNEVFKTLTDSFHKSGFHYQTIILMNMLRLLEFEVVNIPQVEITKPHIIKHVQTFLTQSFENLNQKQIETFSVDLFNFCVESPSAFRSFVRDLLISLKEFSTNQDELYEADRQEALQRAKLAEDNKLIKLRGLMKEDVPSFSAIDVDDEYINVE